CCGTTTGAGGTCTATGGTGTTCCAATCGTTCTACTTCCCCACTTGCAATAATGGAGTCTAATAAATCGTGAAGATACATGAAATACAAATCGCTTGAAAAATGATTGGCCAACAattcttttgatattaCACATTTTGCTTTGATGATATTTCTCAATAAGGTATTGTCATTATTTTTGGCTGCGAAAACAGTTCTCgatttgaagaacttcAGCAAAAGCGAAAATTCTGTCAATGAAGTATTTGGGGCAAGTCTTGCTAAAGAGTCTAAAATAACACTATCGAATTCCTTGGACATAGAATTAACTTTTTGCGTAAGAATAGAGATGGTTAAAGCTGTTATGCTTTGAGTATTGTAATAAGAGGCAATTGTTGTCGTTGCAGCCACACAAttagaaattaaagaagcATGATATGTCATAGTGGTTCCACTATTAACATCATGGGAGGAGAGTTGCCCCACAGTTGTGTTTGTGAGCAGCGCACCAGTACCATTCAAACTTACAGATGAATTTCTTGGGGGAAAGTAATCTTTTTCGATGTTTTTTCCTGATGTTATTGTTAACTGACGCTCACGAAGCACCGGAGCTGGAGATCCATCCTCAGAAACAGCTAATAAGTTGTTCATGGAATAAATTGTACTTACGATTGCATCCTCATTAAGAGGGTATAATCCTGTGGTGAATATTTTTGCAACATCTTTTACTGTTTTGGTAGTGATGTGTGGAGATGCCACTAGCAGCGGAAACATACGAATCAAAGTTAAAGACAATTTCTCTGTAAAAAAGTTTAATAAGGAGGCAGAAGCTACTATCGCTTTTGTCAATGATGACGTAATAACATCagatagaaagaaattatcaaTAGATTCAGAAATAACTTTCGTAAAGCTCTCAAAAAGTTCGCTTTCTGTATCCTCGATAAACGGAATCAAACACAGTGTTTGTAAGTAGTAGGCCCGGGTATCAAAAGAGAACCTTGCGCGATTATCTGTTGATAAGTCGAGAATATGAGACTCAGAGCAAAACTGCAGGGAAAGTTTACACATGTCtgtaaaaaaatgtttattGCTTCTTacgttgaaaaaaaactcgTCAATACAATTTGtatcattattgatatCAGTTGCTTCTTGGTCAAATTTGTAGAATTGATACTGCTGGTTTAACAAAAACTCACTCAAATCGACATTAGCATGCGAAGTGTGTAACAGGTGAGATATTAGCGAAACTTGCAAGCGAGATATTAATTCTAATAGGTAAGCACCTGATAGTTCGTTTCCAGCATCATAGTACTGAACAATTGAATCATTAGCGAACGTTGCTGAGGAGTTTATAGTTGTGTCGACctcattcaaaaatgaacCATGAAGCACAAGTTTTGCTAACTTTTTCCAAGTGAATTTAGTGAGCTCAGAAGAATTGGGAAACCGGATAAACGCATTAATAAAGCCCACTAGTGATAGGAGTCCAGACTGCTTAACAGTAAAGACTTTTAACATGTGCTCAAAGTAAATTGATATGATGCCGCTTATAGTTTCATAAAGAGCAGGATGTTGTTCACAAGCTTGAATCATAAATTTGGTCAGCTCGAAAGTTAACAGTTCAATGGGAtttctcaattttttcagcttGAATCTTGAGGACAGGACGTCTGAAATCCTTTGTCTTGGAGTCTCCAGAAAGTAAGGCGCGATGATTTCCTTAAGCATCGTTTCTACCAGATCGAGTGAAGTAGGGATTGCTGTACAAAGTGAAGTTAGCACTTCCCATTCACTCAGTGTGAGTGGTATAGTATATATCTTTGAAGTATTTGTAGAGTAAAAAATAGGCAGAGTACGAGTTATCAAATCTAATGTTGTGCCATTGTTTTTCTGATCAATTGACGCATCAGTGGAAAGTTTAGTTAATTTCCCAATAGCTTTTGCCCTTAAAGATGAGGAGGCTGTTATTCCTCTGGTAAATCTCATCTGCCTTAAACGAGTGACACTTTGGATATCTATACTTATCTCTTTTCTGATTCGAAATAATTAGTAATGTTGAGTATGTTTTTTCTCATAACTCGAACAACTTCGCAGTACTTCTGAAAAAATGATTATTAACGTACTTTTAGTTTGCGCGTGCCGTTGGATGATTCCAGCGAAAAGGTATGGATAAAAGAGGACAACCATTTCAACTTGTCATCAAGATCGTTAGAAAACAGCAAGAAagtagaaaataaaacaatagTAATGGTACGTACGTGGGgattgttcttttctgcttttCATTGTCTGTCCCAGCAATTGATAATACTAACATAAACTTTTGGGGAGTGAGAATGTATATGTGTACTGAGTATGTATATTTCTGACTTTGTTCAAATAGTTGAAATTACGCCAAttacaaaggaaaaagcaaaaggaGAATGAGAATAGCACTGCTGTTCACTCTCACTTATCGGCAGCCAGAATTCGTTTGAAGAGGGATCTTGATTCGTTGGACCTCCCACCCACAGTGAAGTTGGACGTAATAACATCACCAGATAGCACGAATAGAACACATTCACCAAAATTGGAAATAACTGTAAATCCTGATGAAGGATATTATACCCATGGATCTATTAATTTCAGTTTGGATTTCAATGAGGTTTATCCAATTGAACCACCAAAAGTTGCTTGTTTGaagagaatttttcatccGAATATTGACTTTAAGGGGAACGTTTGTCTAAATATACTCCGAGAAGATTGGTCACCAGCTCTGGATTTGCAGAGTATTGTTACTGggcttcttttcttattccTGGAGCCTAATCCTAATGATCCCCTAAATAAAGATGCAGCAAAGTTACTCTGtcaagatgaaaaagaatttgcAGAAGCTGTAAGATCAACCATGTCTGGAGGTTCTATTAACCATGTTAAGTATGATGACATAATTTCTCGTGAAATTAAGCGTAGTATAACTTAAGGTGAGTTGATAGTATATAGAcaataaaattataaatACTTAACTTATTACGCAAGCTGTAACCTTGATAAGGTCATGCTCTGTAACCAATAGTGCATTTTTTATTCGTGCATGTTTCTATCTCTTTATTAATTAACGACTGTCTATATTGAGTACGAAGTTGACAAGAGaagagataaaaaaaaagggaacaATAAACACAAACAAAACGTAAAAAGTACGATCTTaaagaatttcttcaagaagTAGTTGGAATTTTTTATGATGAAATGCGACTAATTTAAGAATGTATTGGGCGATGATATATTCTacaatatatacataaataagaagattaaaaataaagccgagaataaaaaaactatcTTAAGTTGCTTTACTCCTCACAAATATTAACATATTCAGACTGAGAAGAGAATAAGACTCCATTCGATAATAGTACTAACTTCTGTGAATGATTTTTTATACCGTGTATGGAaacaacttcaaaaatgcCCTTCTTCAAAATGTCACATTTTTTCGACTAGCCGTCATCTAATTACAATtaagacaaaaaaacatCCAAGTGAATTTCATTTTACTTTTGTGTTCGAAAAAGACTAACAATTTTAATAAATCAGGTATTCTTAATAGAGTGAAGGGAAACAACATAGAAACGGAATATAGTGATAACTTCATTTCTacaccaaaaaaaaaaagaatgaaaataatcaGGATAGTACAGTGTGCATTGTTAGCaggattttctttgaaaccTGGGAATTGCCTTGCATCAAATGGGAGTACTGCATTGATGGGGGAAGAGGATATGCAAACACCTTTCCCAGAATGGCTGACAGAGTTTACAAACCTTACCCAATGGCCTGGACTCGACCCTCCTTACATTCCACTAGATTATATAAATCTTACCGAAGTACCAGAATTTGATAGGTACTTTCCTGGCCAGTGTCCAAAAATTTCCAGAGAGCAATGCTCATTCGACTGCTACAACTGTGTCGATGTTGATGATGTTACATCTTGTTTCAAACTCTCCCAAACTTTTGATGATGGACCCGCCCCAGCAACCGAGTCATTGCTAGAGAAATTGAGACAAAGGACtactttctttgttctAGGAATCAACACTGTTAATTATCCTGATATATACGAGCACATTTTAGAGAGAGGTCATTTAATTGGCACACATACATGGTCGCACGAATTTTTGCCAAGCTTATCAAATGAAGAGATTGTCGCCCAGATTGAATGGTCAATTTGGGCGATGAATGCCACAGGAAAGCACTTTCCCAAATACTTTAGGCCCCCATATGGCGCCATTGATAATAGGGTTAGAGCTATAGTTAAGCAATTTGGCTTAACAGTTGTCTTATGGGACCTTGATACATTTGATTGGAAATTAATTACAAATGATGAGTTTAGGACAGAGGAAGAAATACTTCAGGACATAAAGGCTTGGAAGAGGCAGCGAAAAGGTTTGATTCTAGAGCACGATGGTTCTCGAAAAACCGTTGATGTGGCTATTAAGATCAATGAACTAATTGGAAGTGATCAATTGACCATTGCAGAATGTATTGGTGATACAGACTACATTGAACGCTATGATTAAAAGTAGGTAATACTGGAAGGGGCTTTGCGAGAAatgaagtttcttttttatagaTTTTAGATCTCTTATATAGTTCTCCGTTCGACTTGccaaaataaaatagtatgttttgttatttcaaagtaaaaaagtatatattaaaggacatatataaaattcGTATATATCGATGcttgaatgaaaaaaaatagaagcGTCAAAATATGAACAACTAGTACCTACAACACTGGTGTCCCataaattttggaaaaatatTTAAGGGTAAAATTTCTGGAAGTTCCTTGCGTCAAAACGTTGCACCTACATCCGATAATTACCGGGAATAAACTCAAATCGAGAAGCAGAATATTAAACAAAAcccaaaaatgaaatcaaacCATCATGGATTAGTTCAAATCAGACTTTTACGTGCTCCGATACAGTCTCCACTTCTTCGTTATCGGTACAAATAACAACTGGCTTATCATGGACATTTCTGGAAAATGGAGAATATCTTTCCTTGCTTATAAGAGTATTGACAGAAGATATTCTACGACATTGTGTGGTACTAGGATCCCTTATAACTGGGATAGTTGTTGATGTGGGCGAGCTTTTTGGAACATAACATTTTGCAGTTGCCcttaaattttttatgATCATCGATATGCTTTTTTGTGACATTTTAGATGCTATTGTTTTATAGTGTAATtgcttttgattttgttgtaTTCACTCCGGAGAAGTTtccttgattttttttatgtaaTAATGAATGGGCAGTAAAGAAGTAAGTATATCTTAACTGAGGTTTCGCAAGCTATCTAGCCTTTtatagttttctttcaacGATCTTTACAACCgcacaaagaaaagaaacatatCCCACGTTAATTTAAACATTAGTCATATTCAAGAATGGCTCATCACGAGCAGCCAAGTTAATTAATTATCTTATCTGCGTCTTTTTTGTGCACCATCAATGGCGGTTTTCACACCAGGTGCGCATAATAGATTGGAAGAACTGATTAGAACTTACGTATGTGTGTGTTTTGCTACCGAACAACTACAGAAACGGCCCAAAGGAATTCAATAGAACAAAGGATGCGCAAGATAAGGCTGAATTTAGCTTTCGgctgttatttttgtttccgCAAAGCTTCTTTGCTCCCTCATCGCCCGTCCTTTGCCATTAATGCATTTCCATTTATCCGTGGCGTAGAAGTGGACGGATCAATGGAGAGGAGAATGTCATTGTTATGTAAATACGTCACATAATACGGCGGCGACAGTAAATTAGCAATAGCAACGGGTAACAGTTTGCACAAAGCGTCAGGAAATCATTAGAcatgttttgttttgcGACGCAAAAGCATTACTGACAGTTCTTTTGCACTCTCACTTAAGTTCAATTCAAGTATCGTTTTTCACTTACTGAATATTTACTATTCAGTTAAAAAGCTACAGTGAGTAAGAAATATACAAAAGGGTTATCAGTATATCTCCGGAACAGGTACCGAAAATGAGAATACAACTGAACAAAATTGATATGCAATGTATTTTTGCGCTTTCTTGCTTAAGCCAACTTGTACAGGGGGAAGCTAATTCGAAAGATTTAAGACAAATCGACTTTAAATTTCCTGTACTAGAGAGAGCTGCTACAAAAACGGCTTTCCCAGAGTGGCTTAGTGCATTTACTGGATTAAAGGAATGGCCTGGGTTAGACCCTCCTTATATACCTTTAGATTTCATCGATTTCAATCAAATTCCGGATTACAAACCATATGATCAGAATCACTGTGACCCTGTTCCAAGAGAATCATGCTCTTTCGACTGTCATCATTGCATTGAGCATGACGATGTGTACACATGTTCTAAACTTTCTCAAACATTTGACGATGGTCCCTCTACTTCTACTACTAAACTATTGGATCAATTGAAGCACAAATCCACATTTTTTAACTTAGGAATCAATATAGTGCAACATCCAGATGTATATCACAGGATGCAAAAAGAAGGTCATTTAATAGGCTCACATACTTGGTCTCACGCATATTTGccaaatatatcaaatgaaaaaattatagCCCAAATTGAATGGTCCATCTGGGCAATGAACGCTACTGGTAACCATACACCCAAGTGGTTCAGACCACCTTATGGTGGAATAGATAATAGAGTGAGAGCAATTACAAGGCAGTTCGGCTTACAAGCTGTTTTATGGGACCACGACACTTTTGATTGGAGCCTCCTTCTCGATGATTCTGGAACAACTGAACAAGAAATCCTCCAAAATGTCATAAACTGGAATAAAACAGGTACTGGATTAATATTAGAACATGATTCAACAGAAAAAACTGTCAATCTTGCCATTAAAATTAATGATGTTATTGGTAACGATCAATCAACTATTTCTCATTGTGTTGGCGGAATTGATTACATCAAAGAGTTTTTGTCC
The nucleotide sequence above comes from Saccharomyces mikatae IFO 1815 strain IFO1815 genome assembly, chromosome: 12. Encoded proteins:
- the CDA1 gene encoding chitin deacetylase CDA1 (similar to Saccharomyces cerevisiae CDA1 (YLR307W)), whose translation is MKIIRIVQCALLAGFSLKPGNCLASNGSTALMGEEDMQTPFPEWLTEFTNLTQWPGLDPPYIPLDYINLTEVPEFDRYFPGQCPKISREQCSFDCYNCVDVDDVTSCFKLSQTFDDGPAPATESLLEKLRQRTTFFVLGINTVNYPDIYEHILERGHLIGTHTWSHEFLPSLSNEEIVAQIEWSIWAMNATGKHFPKYFRPPYGAIDNRVRAIVKQFGLTVVLWDLDTFDWKLITNDEFRTEEEILQDIKAWKRQRKGLILEHDGSRKTVDVAIKINELIGSDQLTIAECIGDTDYIERYD
- the UBC12 gene encoding NEDD8-conjugating protein UBC12 (similar to Saccharomyces cerevisiae UBC12 (YLR306W); ancestral locus Anc_4.49), whose amino-acid sequence is MLKLRQLQRKKQKENENSTAVHSHLSAARIRLKRDLDSLDLPPTVKLDVITSPDSTNRTHSPKLEITVNPDEGYYTHGSINFSLDFNEVYPIEPPKVACLKRIFHPNIDFKGNVCLNILREDWSPALDLQSIVTGLLFLFLEPNPNDPLNKDAAKLLCQDEKEFAEAVRSTMSGGSINHVKYDDIISREIKRSIT
- the DPA10 gene encoding Dpa10p (similar to Saccharomyces cerevisiae YLR307C-A; ancestral locus Anc_4.48): MSQKSISMIIKNLRATAKCYVPKSSPTSTTIPVIRDPSTTQCRRISSVNTLISKERYSPFSRNVHDKPVVICTDNEEVETVSEHVKV
- the CDA2 gene encoding chitin deacetylase CDA2 (similar to Saccharomyces cerevisiae CDA2 (YLR308W); ancestral locus Anc_4.47), giving the protein MRIQLNKIDMQCIFALSCLSQLVQGEANSKDLRQIDFKFPVLERAATKTAFPEWLSAFTGLKEWPGLDPPYIPLDFIDFNQIPDYKPYDQNHCDPVPRESCSFDCHHCIEHDDVYTCSKLSQTFDDGPSTSTTKLLDQLKHKSTFFNLGINIVQHPDVYHRMQKEGHLIGSHTWSHAYLPNISNEKIIAQIEWSIWAMNATGNHTPKWFRPPYGGIDNRVRAITRQFGLQAVLWDHDTFDWSLLLDDSGTTEQEILQNVINWNKTGTGLILEHDSTEKTVNLAIKINDVIGNDQSTISHCVGGIDYIKEFLS